One Ignavibacterium sp. DNA segment encodes these proteins:
- a CDS encoding polysaccharide deacetylase family protein, producing MKRKIALLIILFFLGIGNSNAQTGPVVSFTYDDGYPSWWDLGFPLFQQYGFPAVVYVNAVHWWTQGAGYDAINHLLAFQKAGWEISSHTWDHSGVTDSSVSKMKYWLDSLGFPNSGFAAPGHAWDHAKINIVKKYHPYYCGHGSQDGGNTFPVDLYSMKRFGLDSGVPIQDVRDALDDAVTNNKWVIFLGHVIGNDGGWEQPSALLEATFNEVIARGIPVKTVREVIDDLFPPGCVIECSRDSMQFPLLTSIEQQVSGDTMPSLNTSNWNEYWHKTSWTGPRFMGSPVVYCHTSNDTLPVMKFYRDVPNGEYEVRATIIEREPDKTFRVYYSFDSSNVSQYSVEVTKNSDVSLGTVNVTNGKFALYTQKAEAVSGGDGYVGWAFIKLITQSYVNVKVFLQGSYAGDGSMTTTLNSAGMLPFHHPYNDTLEIWNYPGSERVYNMPADIVDWVLVELRTGTAANTTVGRRAALLKSNGSIVDLDGSSQLKFNRIVPGSYYIVIRHRNHLPIMSANPVNLSFTNSTLYDFTTSQSQAYGNEPMADLGGNVFGMIAGDASGDGSNNATDLNTYWIPQNGTLYDYQTKTADFNLDATVNATDLNAYWIPENGKATQVPD from the coding sequence ATGAAGCGTAAAATAGCTTTATTAATAATACTTTTTTTTCTAGGCATCGGTAATTCAAATGCACAGACCGGACCTGTTGTTTCCTTTACCTACGATGATGGATATCCTTCCTGGTGGGATCTTGGATTTCCATTGTTTCAGCAGTACGGATTTCCCGCAGTTGTTTATGTAAATGCAGTACATTGGTGGACTCAAGGAGCAGGATATGATGCTATCAACCACTTATTAGCTTTTCAAAAAGCCGGGTGGGAGATTAGCAGTCATACTTGGGATCATAGCGGAGTTACAGATTCCAGTGTAAGTAAAATGAAATATTGGCTGGACTCTCTGGGATTTCCCAATTCAGGATTTGCAGCACCGGGACACGCCTGGGATCATGCTAAGATTAATATTGTAAAAAAATATCATCCATATTATTGTGGTCATGGATCGCAAGATGGTGGAAATACTTTTCCTGTTGATCTGTACTCTATGAAACGGTTTGGATTGGATAGTGGAGTACCGATACAAGATGTAAGAGATGCTTTGGATGATGCAGTGACGAATAACAAGTGGGTAATATTTTTAGGACATGTAATTGGAAATGATGGTGGCTGGGAACAACCATCAGCACTCTTAGAAGCAACATTTAATGAGGTAATAGCACGTGGGATCCCGGTAAAGACGGTAAGAGAAGTAATAGATGACCTGTTTCCTCCTGGTTGTGTAATTGAGTGCTCGAGAGATTCAATGCAGTTTCCCTTACTTACATCTATTGAACAACAAGTATCGGGCGATACAATGCCGTCTTTAAACACTTCCAACTGGAATGAATACTGGCACAAAACTTCCTGGACAGGACCTCGCTTTATGGGGTCGCCTGTTGTTTACTGCCACACTTCAAATGATACTTTACCTGTTATGAAGTTTTACCGTGATGTTCCAAATGGTGAATACGAGGTTAGAGCTACAATTATTGAGAGAGAGCCTGATAAAACATTTAGGGTGTATTATTCATTTGATTCCTCAAATGTGTCGCAATATAGTGTTGAAGTAACTAAAAATAGTGATGTTTCTTTAGGTACTGTTAATGTTACCAACGGCAAGTTTGCACTATATACTCAAAAAGCCGAAGCGGTTTCAGGTGGTGATGGATATGTAGGATGGGCATTTATAAAGTTGATTACTCAGTCGTATGTTAATGTAAAGGTATTTCTTCAGGGCAGTTATGCTGGAGATGGATCAATGACAACAACATTGAATTCAGCAGGAATGTTACCATTTCATCACCCATACAATGATACTCTGGAAATCTGGAATTACCCCGGCAGCGAAAGAGTATATAATATGCCTGCAGATATAGTTGATTGGGTTCTTGTAGAACTAAGAACTGGTACAGCGGCAAATACAACTGTAGGACGACGAGCAGCTTTACTAAAAAGTAACGGCAGTATTGTTGACCTGGATGGATCAAGCCAGCTAAAATTTAATCGAATAGTTCCAGGAAGTTACTATATAGTTATCAGGCACAGAAATCATCTGCCAATAATGAGCGCTAATCCGGTTAATCTGAGTTTTACAAATAGTACACTCTATGATTTTACAACATCGCAATCACAGGCATATGGAAATGAGCCAATGGCTGATCTTGGCGGAAATGTTTTTGGAATGATTGCCGGTGATGCAAGTGGTGATGGTAGTAATAATGCCACAGATCTAAACACATATTGGATACCACAGAACGGTACTTTATATGATTATCAGACTAAAACAGCAGATTTTAACCTTGATGCAACAGTAAATGCTACTGATTTGAATGCTTACTGGATCCCAGAAAATGGAAAAGCTACACAGGTACCTGATTGA
- a CDS encoding discoidin domain-containing protein, whose product MALILSLSFPLSARDWYVYKNATGSNNGTSWANAWTSFSAINWASISAGDFVYISGGTDSLVYNAPLMPNCSGTSAKWITIAAGRYAPSPSGHSGRVIIDGNNYNEVAMVFEEGTGSNPNYIIFKGFETRKVAHGFYSNLDAFRRGVKIDSCMIYDFYSAGVRIETGEVGYQNLDSLFIENCRIISPNYISGESDGIQVKGASRVFIHNNYIRIPNQHPTQHVDAIQGYLGNGFVITNNILINDSVYSPEGGGIAIILGSEGTLPVIIYNNYCYTGGYWMSGSNWGGTLMTRWYDHNPMPPTWILHNTVVSNGPRTRGVWLEYATPTTTRVINNIIAQYAPSSSNTLSNFDNSTGSNLRVDSIRHNLYYRSWDSNIGFAGNLVGSGGSPTGTPSGWSDFVNNYGGTGVKGDPLLVNNIGHEPNQGILNPELRDNSPAKNAGEDAEWYINYLNTTYNLNGRLKWESINGVPRGSTPTIGAYEYNIGPDLTPPRVTGVTLLDSVTLVVNFSEALDQATAENENNYSITNNINVLNASLSGAKVTLQTSPHSPGSYVIMVVNVEDLSGNPIAQNNTAGYTLLPPDTLMKFPIANVEGIIIEPDHTPEKTIDGLGALSGDPDSRWAAEPMPEELTFDLGAIRTVCKTKLSFYNWNAGRVYNYSISTSTDHNSWTTIISQTTSVSNQEWTVDEFTAVSARYVRVHFIDNNQSTWAGLWEAEIWGNGSIPVELISFNAKYYDGKVNLEWITATETNNQGFEIQRKDENSEWKYVGFVDGRGTITEQTEYSYIDDINSIQSTDLKYRLKQIDFNGNFEYSKVVELVTIPTKYELLQNYPNPFNPSTTIRFSLPEATYIKINVYNMLGELVETLIEGTYEAGNYKIDFDAGELSSGAYIYRLESEGFVKVKKMILLR is encoded by the coding sequence GTGGCTTTAATTCTATCATTATCATTCCCACTATCCGCCAGGGATTGGTATGTATATAAAAATGCAACTGGTTCTAATAATGGCACAAGCTGGGCTAATGCTTGGACTTCATTTAGTGCAATAAATTGGGCTTCGATAAGTGCAGGCGATTTTGTTTATATATCTGGTGGCACAGATTCTTTAGTGTATAACGCACCACTTATGCCTAATTGCAGTGGAACTTCTGCTAAATGGATAACGATTGCTGCTGGTAGATATGCTCCTTCACCTTCTGGACATTCAGGTAGAGTAATAATAGATGGTAATAATTATAATGAAGTAGCTATGGTATTTGAAGAAGGCACAGGTTCTAATCCAAATTATATAATCTTTAAGGGCTTTGAAACAAGGAAAGTAGCACACGGCTTCTATTCAAATCTTGATGCTTTCCGCAGAGGTGTTAAAATAGATTCTTGTATGATATACGATTTTTATAGTGCTGGAGTAAGAATTGAAACAGGTGAAGTTGGTTATCAAAATTTAGATAGTCTCTTCATCGAGAATTGCAGAATAATTTCACCAAATTACATTTCAGGTGAATCTGATGGAATACAAGTAAAGGGTGCTTCAAGAGTTTTTATTCATAACAATTACATAAGAATACCTAATCAGCATCCTACTCAGCACGTGGATGCAATACAGGGTTATTTGGGTAATGGATTTGTAATAACTAACAATATCTTGATAAATGATTCAGTCTATAGTCCTGAAGGTGGCGGAATAGCAATTATACTTGGCTCAGAAGGAACTTTACCTGTTATCATTTATAACAATTACTGTTACACAGGTGGCTATTGGATGTCTGGCAGTAATTGGGGCGGAACACTTATGACAAGATGGTATGATCATAATCCTATGCCGCCAACTTGGATATTGCATAATACAGTTGTTTCTAATGGACCACGAACAAGAGGCGTGTGGCTGGAATACGCAACTCCTACTACTACAAGGGTGATAAATAATATCATTGCACAATATGCACCTTCAAGCAGTAATACGCTCAGCAATTTTGATAATTCAACAGGTTCAAATCTTCGAGTTGATAGTATAAGGCATAACTTGTATTACAGAAGCTGGGATAGTAATATTGGTTTTGCAGGTAATTTAGTTGGTTCTGGCGGTAGTCCTACTGGCACACCTTCTGGATGGTCAGACTTTGTCAATAATTATGGAGGCACAGGTGTAAAAGGAGACCCTTTGCTTGTTAATAATATCGGGCACGAGCCTAATCAAGGTATCCTTAATCCAGAGTTACGAGATAATTCACCTGCAAAGAATGCTGGTGAAGATGCTGAGTGGTATATAAATTATCTTAATACAACTTATAACTTAAATGGCAGGTTAAAGTGGGAAAGTATAAATGGAGTACCGAGAGGCAGCACTCCTACCATTGGTGCTTATGAATATAATATAGGACCTGATTTAACTCCGCCCCGAGTAACCGGAGTAACTTTGCTGGACTCTGTAACACTGGTTGTGAATTTTTCAGAAGCGTTAGATCAAGCAACAGCTGAGAACGAAAACAATTATTCTATAACTAATAACATCAATGTTCTTAACGCATCACTATCTGGTGCAAAAGTTACTCTTCAAACATCTCCCCATTCTCCGGGTTCATATGTAATTATGGTCGTTAATGTTGAAGACCTTAGCGGTAATCCTATTGCTCAAAATAATACTGCCGGATACACACTTTTACCACCTGATACGTTAATGAAGTTTCCTATAGCAAATGTAGAAGGAATAATAATAGAGCCTGATCATACACCAGAAAAGACGATTGATGGGCTTGGTGCACTTAGTGGAGACCCTGACTCAAGATGGGCAGCTGAACCAATGCCTGAGGAATTAACATTCGATCTGGGTGCAATCAGGACAGTATGTAAAACAAAGCTATCATTTTATAATTGGAACGCTGGTAGAGTTTACAATTACTCGATTTCAACATCAACTGATCATAATAGCTGGACTACCATTATTTCCCAGACAACATCTGTTTCCAATCAGGAATGGACTGTTGATGAATTCACTGCTGTTAGTGCCAGGTATGTACGGGTTCATTTTATTGATAACAACCAAAGCACCTGGGCAGGACTGTGGGAAGCTGAAATTTGGGGAAATGGCTCAATACCAGTCGAGTTGATTTCCTTTAATGCTAAATATTATGATGGTAAAGTAAACCTAGAATGGATCACAGCAACAGAAACAAATAATCAAGGTTTCGAAATTCAAAGAAAGGACGAAAATTCCGAATGGAAATATGTTGGTTTTGTAGATGGAAGGGGAACAATAACAGAACAAACAGAATATTCTTACATCGATGACATCAACTCGATTCAGTCAACTGATCTTAAGTACCGATTAAAGCAAATTGATTTTAATGGAAACTTTGAGTACTCAAAAGTTGTTGAATTAGTGACAATACCAACTAAGTATGAATTATTACAAAACTACCCTAATCCATTTAACCCAAGCACAACAATAAGGTTTTCTCTTCCAGAAGCAACATATATCAAGATTAATGTTTACAACATGTTGGGTGAACTTGTTGAAACACTTATAGAAGGAACATACGAAGCAGGAAACTATAAAATTGATTTTGATGCAGGTGAGTTATCAAGCGGTGCGTATATCTACAGACTTGAAAGTGAAGGGTTTGTTAAGGTTAAGAAAATGATTCTCCTGCGATAA
- a CDS encoding YCF48-related protein, whose amino-acid sequence MKKSLLFIFLLIVCFVNAYPQWTNQNPVPDNNDLWSTFFIDDTGWIVGSEGLIKKTTNAGNDWIKQNSGTTALLKAVNFVNEKIGWVIGASGLIIKTTNGGIDWITQKSGTTETLNSFDVLDSNTLLVAGCGGIILKTTNGGASWITSGSGTSKNLYSVSFVNSTTGWAVGGLTDNEPPTIIKTTDGGINWTQQFAGSDMILYSVDFVDEYNGFAVGSWGSVIKTTDGGNSWNQYSELIFNSGKRNFNISTEWMPDDYLPGYFNVFFKDANTGWIVGNPNGYDSKIFETKDAGITWERKYRAWEQKPFLSMFIKEDGTGWAVGAGGVIALKEENDSDWSLLFSGYRDQIHSIHFVDENIGWAAGYRIEGNSPHAAVVLKTTNGGKIWKSQLVDYSNLCMVDVHFLNESIGWALEGKYILKTTDGGETWAEKFNFGNPTSSVFFINQDTGWVTKDDYNAGIYKSTSGGNTWVQKSSISSTSLYFSDINNGWAVGKSGSILKSTDGGETWIAKASGTSNDLNCVKFFNSNLGVCVGDAGTVLFSTDYGETWFSRNVGTLEALTSVSITNLNTIWIAGSNNTILKTTDLGSNWIYYDMLTENDLYTVFFLNEDTGWIGGGNGTIFNYQTYVVPVELISFNGYITNNTVQLNWRTATEANNHGFDVERRVNEYEWNTIGFVEGSGNSTSPKEYSFTDSELFVRGKKIQYRLKQIDNDGSFEYSDIVEVEIVPVKFELSQNYPNPFNPSTTITFSLPKETQLKINIYNALGEFVETLAAGTYDAGYHKITFDASSLSSGVYFYSLMSADFVQVKKMILLR is encoded by the coding sequence ATGAAAAAGTCATTACTATTTATTTTTCTATTAATTGTTTGCTTCGTTAATGCCTACCCACAATGGACTAACCAAAATCCTGTACCGGACAATAATGACCTCTGGTCTACATTTTTTATTGACGACACAGGCTGGATAGTTGGTTCAGAAGGACTTATAAAAAAAACTACAAACGCTGGTAATGATTGGATTAAGCAAAACAGTGGTACAACAGCTCTGCTTAAGGCAGTAAATTTTGTAAATGAAAAAATTGGTTGGGTGATTGGAGCATCTGGCCTTATTATTAAAACGACAAATGGTGGAATAGATTGGATAACTCAAAAAAGCGGAACCACAGAAACACTAAATTCGTTTGATGTTTTAGATAGTAATACTTTACTTGTTGCGGGTTGTGGTGGAATAATATTAAAAACAACTAATGGTGGCGCATCCTGGATTACTTCGGGCAGTGGTACATCCAAAAATCTTTATTCAGTAAGTTTTGTAAACTCAACAACAGGATGGGCAGTTGGAGGTCTAACAGATAATGAACCACCAACAATAATTAAAACCACTGATGGAGGAATTAACTGGACTCAACAATTTGCGGGTTCTGATATGATTCTTTATTCTGTGGATTTTGTCGATGAGTATAATGGTTTTGCAGTAGGTTCCTGGGGATCTGTTATTAAAACTACAGATGGTGGAAATTCCTGGAACCAGTATTCTGAATTAATATTTAATTCCGGGAAAAGAAATTTTAATATTTCGACAGAATGGATGCCTGATGATTACTTGCCCGGATATTTTAATGTTTTCTTTAAAGATGCAAATACTGGTTGGATAGTTGGGAACCCCAATGGTTATGACTCTAAAATTTTCGAAACCAAAGATGCCGGGATAACCTGGGAGAGAAAATATCGGGCTTGGGAACAAAAACCGTTTTTATCAATGTTTATTAAAGAAGATGGAACAGGATGGGCGGTAGGTGCAGGAGGAGTGATTGCTTTAAAGGAAGAAAATGACTCTGATTGGTCACTACTTTTCAGTGGGTATAGAGATCAGATCCATTCGATTCATTTTGTTGATGAAAACATAGGCTGGGCAGCGGGATACCGTATTGAAGGTAATTCGCCTCATGCAGCTGTCGTATTAAAAACAACTAACGGTGGAAAAATCTGGAAGAGTCAACTGGTAGATTATTCTAATCTATGTATGGTTGATGTTCATTTTTTAAATGAGTCAATCGGGTGGGCATTAGAAGGAAAATATATTCTAAAAACTACAGACGGCGGAGAGACTTGGGCTGAAAAATTTAACTTTGGTAACCCTACATCATCTGTGTTTTTTATAAACCAGGATACTGGTTGGGTTACTAAAGATGATTATAATGCTGGGATTTATAAATCAACAAGCGGTGGTAATACCTGGGTACAAAAGAGTTCGATTAGCTCTACAAGTTTATACTTCTCAGATATAAATAACGGTTGGGCTGTTGGTAAAAGTGGTAGTATATTAAAATCAACGGATGGTGGAGAAACCTGGATAGCCAAAGCAAGTGGAACTTCTAATGATTTGAACTGCGTGAAATTCTTTAACTCGAACTTAGGAGTATGCGTCGGGGATGCTGGAACAGTTTTGTTTTCGACAGATTATGGCGAAACCTGGTTTTCACGAAATGTTGGTACCTTGGAAGCATTAACATCTGTTAGTATAACAAATTTGAATACAATCTGGATTGCTGGTTCTAATAATACGATACTTAAAACAACAGACTTAGGCAGCAACTGGATTTATTATGATATGTTGACGGAAAATGATTTATATACAGTATTTTTTCTCAATGAAGATACAGGTTGGATTGGTGGTGGAAATGGAACAATATTCAATTATCAAACCTATGTTGTGCCAGTTGAACTAATCTCTTTTAATGGATATATCACGAACAATACAGTACAACTTAATTGGCGAACAGCAACAGAGGCGAACAACCATGGATTTGATGTTGAGAGAAGAGTAAATGAATACGAATGGAATACAATTGGTTTTGTAGAAGGAAGCGGTAATTCAACCTCACCGAAAGAATATAGCTTTACAGATAGTGAATTATTTGTTAGAGGAAAAAAAATACAATACAGACTAAAGCAAATCGATAACGACGGCTCATTTGAATATTCAGATATAGTAGAAGTGGAAATCGTGCCTGTCAAATTTGAGCTGTCACAAAATTATCCCAATCCTTTTAACCCAAGCACAACAATAACATTTTCACTTCCAAAGGAAACGCAGCTAAAAATTAATATTTACAATGCACTCGGTGAATTTGTAGAAACACTTGCTGCAGGAACTTATGATGCAGGTTACCATAAAATAACGTTCGATGCTTCTTCCCTTTCAAGCGGAGTCTATTTCTATAGTCTTATGAGTGCTGATTTTGTTCAGGTTAAGAAAATGATTCTCCTTCGATAA
- a CDS encoding discoidin domain-containing protein gives MSLILLLAFPLSARDWYVYKNATGSNNGTSWANAWTSFSAINWASISAGDFVYISGGTDSLVYNAPLMPNCSGTSAKWITIAAGRYAPSPSGHSGRVIIDGNNYNEVAMVFEEGTGSNPNYIIFKGFETRKVAHGFYSNLDAFRRGVKIDSCMIYDFYSAGVRIETGEVGYQNLDSLFIENCRIISPNYISGESDGIQVKGASRVFIHNNYIRIPNQHPTQHVDAIQGYLGNGFVITNNILINDSVYSPEGGGIAIILGSEGTLPVIIYNNYCYTGGYWMSGSNWGGTLMTRWYDHNPMPPTWILHNTVVSNGPRTRGVWLEYATPTTTRVINNIIAQYAPSSSNTLSNFDNSTGSNLRVDSIRHNLYYRSWDSNIGFAGNLVGSGGSPTGTPSGWSDFVNNYGGTGVKGDPLLVNNIGHEPNQGILNPELRDNSPAKNAGEDAEWYINYLNTTYNLNGRLKWESINGVPRGSTPTIGAYEYNIGPDLTPPRVTGVTLLDSVTLVVNFSEALDQATAENENNYSITNNINVLNASLSGAKVTLQTSPHSPGSYVIMVVNVEDLSGNPIAQNNTAGYTLLPPDTLMKFPIANVEGIIIEPDHTPEKTIDGLGALSGDPDSRWAAEPMPEELTFDLGAIRTVCKTKLSFYNWNAGRVYNYSISTSTDHNSWTTIISQTTSVSNQEWTVDEFTAVSARYVRVHFIDNNQSTWAGLWEAEIWGNGATEVDPSNNNLPYEFDLEQNYPNPFNPSTTISFTIPTSSLVTLKVFDILGNEIQNLINEQMPEGNYKIEFNAANLPSGIYFYRLQNESFIRTRKMVLLK, from the coding sequence GTGTCTTTAATTCTCTTATTAGCATTCCCACTATCCGCCAGGGATTGGTATGTTTACAAAAATGCAACTGGTTCTAATAATGGCACAAGCTGGGCTAATGCTTGGACTTCATTTAGTGCAATAAATTGGGCTTCGATAAGTGCAGGCGATTTTGTTTATATATCTGGTGGCACAGATTCTTTAGTGTATAACGCACCACTTATGCCTAATTGCAGTGGAACTTCTGCTAAATGGATAACGATTGCTGCTGGTAGATATGCTCCTTCACCTTCTGGACATTCAGGTAGAGTAATAATAGATGGTAATAATTATAATGAAGTAGCTATGGTATTTGAAGAAGGCACAGGTTCTAATCCAAATTATATAATCTTTAAGGGCTTTGAAACAAGGAAAGTAGCACACGGCTTCTATTCAAATCTTGATGCTTTCCGCAGAGGTGTTAAAATAGATTCTTGTATGATATACGATTTTTATAGTGCTGGAGTAAGAATTGAAACAGGTGAAGTTGGTTATCAAAATTTAGATAGTCTCTTCATCGAGAATTGCAGAATAATTTCACCAAATTACATTTCAGGTGAATCTGATGGAATACAAGTAAAGGGTGCTTCAAGAGTTTTTATTCATAACAATTACATAAGAATACCTAATCAGCATCCTACTCAGCACGTGGATGCAATACAGGGTTATTTGGGTAATGGATTTGTAATAACTAACAATATCTTGATAAATGATTCAGTCTATAGTCCTGAAGGTGGCGGAATAGCAATTATACTTGGCTCAGAAGGAACTTTACCTGTTATCATTTATAACAATTACTGTTACACAGGTGGCTATTGGATGTCTGGCAGTAATTGGGGCGGAACACTTATGACAAGATGGTATGATCATAATCCTATGCCGCCAACTTGGATATTGCATAATACAGTTGTTTCTAATGGACCACGAACAAGAGGCGTGTGGCTGGAATACGCAACTCCTACTACTACAAGGGTGATAAATAATATCATTGCACAATATGCACCTTCAAGCAGTAATACGCTCAGCAATTTTGATAATTCAACAGGTTCAAATCTTCGAGTTGATAGTATAAGGCATAACTTGTATTACAGAAGCTGGGATAGTAATATTGGTTTTGCAGGTAATTTAGTTGGTTCTGGCGGTAGTCCTACTGGCACACCTTCTGGATGGTCAGACTTTGTCAATAATTATGGAGGCACAGGTGTAAAAGGAGACCCTTTGCTTGTTAATAATATCGGGCACGAGCCTAATCAAGGTATCCTTAATCCAGAGTTACGAGATAATTCACCTGCAAAGAATGCTGGTGAAGATGCTGAGTGGTATATAAATTATCTTAATACAACTTATAACTTAAATGGCAGGTTAAAGTGGGAAAGTATAAATGGAGTACCGAGAGGCAGCACTCCTACCATTGGTGCTTATGAATATAATATAGGACCTGATTTAACTCCGCCCCGAGTAACCGGAGTAACTTTGCTGGACTCTGTAACACTGGTTGTGAATTTTTCAGAAGCGTTAGATCAAGCAACAGCTGAGAACGAAAACAATTATTCTATAACTAATAACATCAATGTTCTTAACGCATCACTATCTGGTGCAAAAGTTACTCTTCAAACATCTCCCCATTCTCCGGGTTCATATGTAATTATGGTCGTTAATGTTGAAGACCTTAGCGGTAATCCTATTGCTCAAAATAATACTGCCGGATACACACTTTTACCACCTGATACGTTAATGAAGTTTCCTATAGCAAATGTAGAAGGAATAATAATAGAGCCTGATCATACACCAGAAAAGACGATTGATGGGCTTGGTGCACTTAGTGGAGACCCTGACTCAAGATGGGCAGCTGAACCAATGCCTGAGGAATTAACATTCGATCTGGGTGCAATCAGGACAGTATGTAAAACAAAGCTATCATTTTATAATTGGAACGCTGGTAGAGTTTACAATTACTCGATTTCAACATCAACTGATCATAATAGCTGGACTACCATTATTTCCCAGACAACATCTGTTTCCAATCAGGAATGGACTGTTGATGAATTCACTGCTGTTAGTGCCAGGTATGTACGGGTTCATTTTATTGATAACAACCAAAGCACCTGGGCAGGACTGTGGGAAGCTGAAATTTGGGGAAATGGCGCTACTGAAGTTGATCCATCCAACAATAACTTACCTTATGAATTTGATTTGGAACAAAATTATCCTAATCCGTTTAATCCATCAACAACTATTAGCTTTACAATTCCAACATCTTCACTTGTAACACTGAAAGTTTTTGATATTCTAGGAAATGAAATCCAAAATCTGATAAATGAACAAATGCCAGAAGGAAACTATAAGATAGAATTTAATGCTGCAAATCTCCCTAGTGGTATATATTTTTATAGATTACAAAACGAAAGCTTTATTAGAACAAGAAAGATGGTGCTTTTAAAATAA